One window of Labilithrix sp. genomic DNA carries:
- a CDS encoding right-handed parallel beta-helix repeat-containing protein: MTKDGLLGAAILALALAGCPGAGSAPRVSFDPLVAFDRRDDAMAQTMPPNKPAVRRKQPFAGFNEQFNRHYTDPDYTPATVVYVSPTGNGNGASPSSPASVREGLSKAAPGTRVVFQRGTYQGCFEVGKDGTYDAPIVLYAEKNPDGSRGVRMQCCGHGRASCFNFEGTSYVAVDGFELRGGRYGVRAVGGDYAASQHTWGIAVLHCRLDGQGFDGVLTGAVDWSVFEDNVVSNSGEDDGHGIYLSNGSDLNIVRNNDLFDNMGATFQINADPASTCDGDFRTEDCDAVAGTGDGGRGASDFFLVENNYFHHGDAQGSNFTSVRYSMVRNNVFASWGRHGVSFWSEAADPADKRRFNPRLGSHHNRVYHNLFASTNDRHMLQFVANSDSCDVRNNLFVGMTVSGDRVSARPTATWLETDNTVTNNVYEHNVYLAGRFDGRRGPGVSELARPDLDPAWFTRLPTGLPSTVTDFQPKPGAPFLDIAPRLPSVMLDRAGKPRGVPADVGPFEL, translated from the coding sequence ATGACGAAGGACGGCCTGCTCGGCGCCGCGATCCTCGCGCTGGCGCTGGCGGGCTGTCCGGGCGCGGGATCGGCGCCGCGGGTCAGCTTCGATCCGCTCGTGGCCTTCGATCGGCGCGACGACGCGATGGCGCAGACGATGCCGCCGAACAAGCCGGCGGTGCGGCGCAAGCAGCCCTTCGCCGGGTTCAACGAGCAATTCAATCGGCACTACACCGATCCCGACTACACGCCAGCGACGGTCGTCTACGTGAGCCCCACCGGCAACGGCAACGGCGCGAGCCCGTCGTCGCCGGCGTCGGTGCGGGAGGGCCTGTCGAAGGCCGCGCCCGGGACGCGCGTCGTGTTCCAGCGCGGGACGTACCAAGGCTGCTTCGAGGTCGGCAAGGACGGCACGTACGACGCGCCGATCGTCCTCTACGCCGAGAAGAACCCCGACGGGTCGCGCGGCGTTCGCATGCAGTGCTGCGGCCACGGTCGCGCGAGCTGCTTCAACTTCGAGGGCACGAGCTACGTCGCGGTCGACGGCTTCGAGCTCCGCGGCGGGCGCTACGGCGTGCGCGCCGTCGGCGGCGACTACGCCGCGAGCCAGCACACGTGGGGGATCGCGGTGCTCCATTGCCGGCTCGACGGGCAGGGCTTCGACGGCGTCCTCACCGGCGCGGTGGATTGGTCGGTATTCGAGGACAACGTCGTCAGCAACTCGGGCGAGGACGACGGACATGGCATTTACCTCTCGAACGGGAGCGACCTGAACATCGTCCGGAACAACGACCTGTTCGACAACATGGGCGCGACGTTCCAGATCAACGCCGACCCTGCGTCGACCTGCGACGGCGACTTCCGGACGGAAGACTGCGACGCCGTCGCAGGGACCGGCGACGGCGGCCGCGGCGCGTCGGACTTCTTCCTCGTCGAAAATAACTATTTCCACCACGGCGACGCGCAGGGCTCGAATTTCACGTCCGTGCGTTACAGCATGGTGCGCAACAACGTATTTGCGTCGTGGGGCCGACACGGCGTCAGTTTCTGGAGCGAGGCGGCGGACCCGGCCGACAAAAGGCGATTCAACCCGCGGCTCGGGTCGCACCACAATCGCGTTTATCACAACCTATTTGCGTCTACGAACGACAGGCACATGCTGCAGTTCGTCGCCAATTCGGATTCCTGCGACGTCCGCAACAACCTGTTCGTCGGAATGACCGTCAGCGGCGACCGCGTGAGCGCGCGCCCGACCGCGACGTGGCTCGAGACGGACAACACGGTGACGAACAACGTCTACGAGCACAACGTCTACCTCGCGGGCCGGTTCGACGGCCGGCGCGGCCCTGGCGTGAGCGAGCTCGCGCGCCCGGACCTCGACCCGGCTTGGTTCACGCGGCTGCCGACCGGCCTGCCGAGCACGGTGACGGACTTCCAGCCGAAGCCCGGCGCGCCCTTCCTCGACATCGCGCCGCGCCTCCCCTCCGTGATGCTCGATCGCGCCGGCAAGCCTCGTGGCGTGCCCGCGGACGTGGGACCATTCGAGCTATGA
- a CDS encoding SUMF1/EgtB/PvdO family nonheme iron enzyme — translation MSRGERALAASALDRAYGLLPNDEGVARQRRAVLDELAIDEHGLRFRYVPAGTFLMGSATGDPDERPVHRRRVAAFWITDVPLTWAAYCALLGWSPPPDGSPSDDDPSLQQEDDEGFVRPAFMLRELGKIRLQYCEGDTPTAFDWRYHYERAEEDPPTYDRKPLVAISAYDAEELAAALSRRSTDASYRLPTEAEWEKAARGGLLGRRWSWGDEAPTRERCDFDRFGAFHLTDPRAYPPNGYGLHAMCGGVAEWTADRYDALAYHRAARGEPPDPDAPARRVVRGGSWADCADAVTVSFRAAREQGSWRHPDVHAWGAPNIGFRLVRR, via the coding sequence CTGAGCCGCGGCGAGCGCGCCCTCGCCGCGTCGGCGCTCGATCGCGCGTACGGTCTCCTCCCGAACGACGAAGGCGTCGCGCGCCAGCGCCGCGCGGTCCTCGACGAGCTCGCGATCGACGAGCACGGCCTCCGCTTCCGCTACGTCCCCGCCGGCACGTTCCTCATGGGCTCGGCGACGGGCGATCCGGACGAGCGGCCGGTCCATCGCCGTCGCGTCGCCGCGTTCTGGATCACGGACGTGCCGCTGACGTGGGCGGCGTACTGCGCGTTGCTCGGCTGGAGCCCGCCGCCGGACGGTTCTCCTTCGGACGACGATCCGTCGCTCCAGCAAGAAGACGACGAAGGTTTCGTGCGTCCGGCGTTCATGCTCCGCGAGCTCGGGAAGATCCGCCTCCAGTACTGCGAAGGCGACACGCCCACCGCGTTCGACTGGCGCTACCACTACGAGCGCGCAGAAGAGGACCCGCCCACGTACGACCGGAAGCCGCTCGTCGCGATCAGCGCATACGACGCGGAGGAGCTCGCGGCGGCGCTCTCGCGGCGGAGCACGGATGCGAGCTACCGCCTGCCCACCGAGGCGGAGTGGGAGAAGGCCGCGCGCGGAGGTCTGCTCGGTCGCCGCTGGTCATGGGGCGACGAGGCGCCGACGCGCGAGCGCTGCGACTTCGATCGGTTCGGCGCGTTCCACCTCACCGATCCGCGCGCGTATCCGCCGAACGGCTACGGCCTCCACGCGATGTGCGGCGGCGTCGCGGAGTGGACCGCCGATCGCTACGACGCGCTCGCGTACCACCGCGCGGCGCGAGGCGAGCCGCCCGATCCCGACGCGCCCGCGAGGCGCGTCGTTCGCGGCGGCTCGTGGGCCGACTGCGCCGACGCGGTGACGGTCTCGTTCCGCGCCGCGCGGGAGCAAGGATCGTGGCGGCATCCGGACGTCCACGCGTGGGGCGCCCCCAACATCGGGTTCCGCCTCGTGCGTCGGTGA
- a CDS encoding radical SAM protein, which produces MTRPALVLVPQHFGSLVFDRRTSRYLPFDHETTALFRRAAAVGTFAAIEEEEDAARRALVADLFAHFEAEGFFLPDGRFAGEVRAPHAAPPVDHLLGPLALHLEVIAACNLRCTHCFAGALPRKADLSLAEIDRLFAELAALGTFRIGLTGGEPLLRKDLFAIVDAALAHGLHPCLTTNGLLVDEAVARSFSERAMAWVNVSLDGATAATNDAVRGAGTFDEVTRRLRAYGRHFRFTLAFTITSENAGEVVACAELARELGASNAVFRPLYPVGVARSRPDLMPTFEEYTRALDELARLGHDVHAIDTFAPSARADAQAKTFSPPGCGAANLVASVSATGDVNPCSFLGAAFESGNLRARSFSEIWRAGHAFRRLRAAQPGPDRFFTGCRARSLAAYGDVDAPDPWDRTRARPPLATMHLPVLR; this is translated from the coding sequence ATGACGCGGCCCGCGCTCGTCCTCGTCCCGCAGCACTTCGGGAGCCTCGTCTTCGATCGCCGCACGTCGCGCTACCTCCCGTTCGATCACGAGACGACCGCGCTCTTCCGCCGCGCGGCCGCGGTCGGGACCTTCGCCGCGATCGAAGAAGAGGAGGACGCGGCGCGGCGCGCGCTCGTCGCGGACCTCTTCGCGCACTTCGAGGCGGAGGGCTTCTTCCTCCCCGACGGGCGGTTCGCGGGCGAGGTGCGCGCGCCGCACGCCGCGCCGCCGGTCGATCACCTCCTCGGGCCGCTCGCGCTCCACCTCGAGGTCATCGCCGCGTGCAACCTGCGCTGCACGCACTGCTTCGCCGGTGCGCTGCCGCGGAAGGCGGACCTCTCGCTCGCGGAGATCGATCGGCTGTTCGCGGAGCTCGCCGCGCTCGGCACGTTCCGGATCGGGCTCACCGGCGGCGAGCCGCTCCTGCGGAAGGACCTCTTCGCGATCGTCGACGCCGCGCTCGCGCACGGGCTCCATCCGTGCCTCACGACCAACGGCCTCCTCGTCGACGAAGCGGTCGCGCGATCGTTCTCCGAGCGCGCGATGGCGTGGGTCAACGTCAGCCTCGACGGCGCGACCGCGGCGACGAACGACGCCGTGCGCGGCGCGGGCACGTTCGACGAGGTCACGCGCCGGCTCCGCGCGTACGGGCGGCACTTTCGCTTCACCCTCGCGTTCACGATCACGAGCGAGAACGCGGGCGAGGTCGTCGCCTGTGCGGAGCTCGCGCGCGAGCTCGGGGCGAGCAACGCCGTGTTCCGCCCGCTCTACCCCGTCGGCGTCGCGCGCTCGCGGCCGGACCTCATGCCGACGTTCGAAGAGTACACGCGCGCGCTCGACGAGCTCGCGCGGCTCGGTCACGACGTCCACGCGATCGACACGTTCGCGCCGAGCGCGCGCGCCGACGCGCAGGCGAAGACGTTCAGCCCGCCGGGCTGCGGCGCGGCGAACCTCGTCGCGAGCGTGTCGGCGACGGGCGACGTGAACCCGTGCAGCTTCCTCGGCGCCGCGTTCGAGAGCGGCAACCTCCGCGCGCGATCGTTCTCCGAGATCTGGCGCGCGGGTCACGCGTTCCGTCGCCTCCGCGCCGCGCAGCCGGGGCCGGATCGCTTCTTCACCGGGTGCCGCGCGCGCTCGCTCGCCGCGTACGGCGACGTCGACGCTCCCGATCCGTGGGACCGCACGCGCGCGCGGCCGCCGCTCGCGACGATGCACCTGCCGGTGCTGCGATGA
- a CDS encoding formylglycine-generating enzyme family protein: MKTLLPFAALLSLSIASACSSGGDAGSSSGNSSSGGSSSNGGTTSSGGSSTTSSGGSSTTSSGNVGGGDSASCKDLPATCGGAKDCCAAQDVPAATFNRGNDPEFPATVSAFALDVYEVTVGRFRRFVDAGAGTQASPPAADAGAHPLIANSGWKAAWNGELAADTAALKEALKCNPSYPAWTDTPGENENKPMNCITWYDALAFCAWDGGRLPTEAEWNSAAAGGADQREYPWGDGITLAQAAYDCRADGSGAGDCKFSDMLAVGSKSPAGDGKYGHVDLAGSVWEWVLDDGVEPYRIKDCKDCADVQFGDNRMFRGGGFPNEDYLLTTGARIYDVPTDRDYDVGVRCARAAK, translated from the coding sequence GTGAAAACGCTCCTTCCTTTCGCCGCCCTCCTCTCTCTATCCATCGCCAGCGCGTGCTCGTCCGGCGGCGACGCGGGGAGCAGCAGCGGAAACAGCAGCAGCGGAGGCTCGTCGAGCAACGGCGGCACGACGAGCAGCGGCGGGAGCAGCACGACCTCGAGCGGCGGCAGCAGCACGACCTCGAGCGGCAACGTCGGCGGCGGCGACAGCGCGAGCTGCAAGGACCTCCCCGCGACGTGCGGCGGCGCCAAGGACTGCTGCGCGGCGCAAGACGTCCCCGCCGCGACGTTCAACCGCGGCAACGATCCCGAGTTCCCCGCGACCGTGAGCGCGTTCGCGCTCGACGTCTACGAGGTCACGGTGGGACGCTTCCGCAGGTTCGTCGACGCCGGCGCCGGCACGCAGGCGAGCCCGCCGGCCGCCGACGCGGGCGCGCACCCGCTGATCGCGAACAGCGGATGGAAGGCGGCGTGGAACGGCGAGCTCGCCGCCGACACCGCCGCGCTGAAAGAAGCGCTGAAGTGCAATCCCAGTTATCCCGCGTGGACGGATACGCCCGGCGAGAACGAGAACAAGCCGATGAACTGCATTACCTGGTACGACGCGCTCGCGTTCTGCGCGTGGGACGGCGGGCGCCTCCCGACCGAGGCCGAGTGGAACTCCGCCGCCGCCGGCGGCGCGGATCAACGCGAATATCCGTGGGGCGACGGCATCACCCTCGCGCAAGCCGCGTACGACTGCCGCGCCGACGGCTCCGGCGCCGGGGATTGCAAGTTCAGCGACATGCTCGCGGTCGGCTCGAAGTCGCCGGCAGGAGACGGCAAATACGGCCACGTCGATCTCGCCGGCAGCGTCTGGGAGTGGGTGCTCGACGACGGCGTCGAGCCTTATCGAATCAAGGACTGCAAGGACTGCGCGGACGTCCAATTCGGCGACAATCGCATGTTCCGCGGCGGCGGCTTTCCCAACGAGGATTACCTGCTCACCACCGGCGCGCGCATTTACGACGTCCCGACCGATCGCGACTACGACGTCGGCGTCCGCTGCGCGCGCGCGGCGAAGTAG